One part of the Corynebacterium aurimucosum ATCC 700975 genome encodes these proteins:
- a CDS encoding TPM domain-containing protein, with protein MTTAARFGRAALAALVLGLATASPAMAADFVLAAPEAASLTDKVTDEAGVLSDSEKAELEDKISALQQEHHVVIFVVFASSLPEGAESYADSIVKSKGPNSAAYVVGVDDSTVGVQTGNEWPRGRLDVMYEAAYAKLADGHQYGPSALALVDAAASGSSSGSAGSSSSSDSDGSGGWWLAGGAGALALAGGGAAVASRRKTKKDAAATLESARQIEPGNTAQLDRLDMSTLEKLAQEELVSTDESIRRGKEELDIAVAEFGPERIRPFTRAMNHSTLTLQKAFQLQQKLQDNLPESTAERRQMLVEIISSCGQADDALDEQAADFAKMRDLLINASSKLDELTQRTVDLRGRLPQARTTLSTLRGSYSEEVLSSIADNPEMAEVSLTEAEKLLSRGRELQSQPAGQQGPLVGYIRDAEHALEVSDRLLNAVENAENSITAARDNLPALIDEVEEEIAEAQHLEQRGKAQGSPADWSALESLLAEAREALSAARQHGKADPLGQYTALTALDSKLDEQLDTVRETNATRERQIALYRQQIAAAESAIQAAEDLLSSRGRVVGPDARVALADATRLFAQAQNSASKDLRAALNYSRDAASAAQTSLNRAKEDLEAYRRQEQRRQATDAAGNILTGMVIGQILGGGSSRGHHGGGFGGGFSGGGGFGGGGFSGGGGGGGFRGGSF; from the coding sequence ATGACTACTGCTGCTCGTTTTGGTCGCGCCGCCCTTGCTGCTCTTGTGTTGGGGTTGGCCACTGCTAGCCCCGCTATGGCTGCGGATTTCGTTCTTGCCGCGCCGGAGGCGGCCTCGCTCACGGATAAGGTGACGGATGAGGCGGGGGTGCTCTCGGATTCGGAAAAGGCCGAGTTGGAGGACAAGATTAGCGCACTGCAGCAGGAGCACCACGTGGTGATTTTCGTGGTCTTTGCCTCCTCGCTGCCGGAGGGCGCGGAGAGCTATGCGGACAGCATTGTGAAGTCTAAGGGCCCGAACTCCGCGGCCTATGTGGTGGGCGTGGATGATTCCACCGTGGGCGTGCAAACGGGTAATGAGTGGCCGCGCGGGCGTCTAGACGTGATGTATGAGGCGGCTTATGCCAAGCTTGCCGACGGTCACCAGTACGGCCCCTCCGCGCTCGCGCTTGTCGACGCTGCCGCTTCCGGTTCTTCTTCTGGCTCAGCTGGTTCATCCAGTTCTTCTGACTCCGATGGGTCGGGCGGTTGGTGGCTGGCCGGCGGCGCTGGTGCGCTGGCTTTGGCCGGCGGTGGCGCCGCGGTGGCGAGCCGCCGCAAGACCAAGAAGGACGCCGCAGCCACCTTGGAGTCCGCGCGCCAGATTGAGCCAGGTAATACCGCACAGCTCGACCGCTTGGATATGTCCACGTTGGAGAAGCTCGCGCAGGAGGAATTGGTCTCCACGGATGAGTCGATCCGCCGCGGCAAGGAGGAGCTGGATATTGCGGTGGCCGAGTTCGGCCCCGAGCGCATCCGCCCGTTCACGCGCGCGATGAACCACTCCACGCTCACCTTGCAGAAGGCTTTCCAGCTGCAGCAGAAGCTGCAGGACAACCTGCCGGAATCGACGGCGGAGCGCCGCCAGATGCTGGTGGAAATCATCTCCTCCTGTGGGCAGGCCGATGATGCGCTGGATGAGCAGGCGGCGGACTTTGCCAAGATGCGTGACTTGCTCATTAACGCCAGCTCCAAGCTGGATGAGCTGACTCAGCGCACGGTGGACCTGCGCGGGCGCCTGCCGCAAGCGCGCACGACGCTGTCCACGCTCCGGGGCTCCTATTCCGAGGAGGTATTGTCCTCGATTGCGGATAACCCGGAGATGGCGGAGGTCTCGCTCACCGAGGCCGAGAAGCTGCTGTCGCGCGGCCGGGAGCTGCAGTCCCAGCCGGCCGGACAGCAAGGCCCCTTGGTGGGTTATATCCGCGATGCCGAGCACGCGCTGGAGGTCTCCGACCGCCTGCTCAACGCAGTGGAGAATGCGGAGAATTCGATCACGGCGGCACGCGATAACCTGCCGGCGCTCATCGATGAGGTTGAGGAAGAAATTGCTGAAGCACAGCACCTCGAGCAGCGCGGCAAGGCCCAGGGCTCCCCGGCGGATTGGTCCGCACTGGAGTCACTACTCGCGGAGGCTCGTGAGGCGCTCAGCGCGGCTCGTCAGCACGGAAAGGCAGACCCGCTGGGCCAGTACACCGCACTGACGGCTCTGGATAGCAAGCTGGATGAGCAGCTCGATACCGTGCGCGAGACCAACGCCACCCGCGAGCGCCAAATCGCGCTTTACCGCCAGCAGATTGCTGCTGCCGAGTCCGCCATCCAGGCCGCAGAGGATTTGCTGTCCTCGCGTGGTCGCGTGGTCGGCCCCGATGCGCGCGTCGCCCTTGCCGATGCCACCCGCCTCTTCGCCCAAGCCCAGAACTCTGCCTCCAAGGACTTACGCGCGGCGCTCAACTACTCCCGCGATGCCGCTTCTGCCGCGCAGACCTCGCTCAATCGCGCGAAGGAAGACCTGGAGGCTTACCGCCGCCAGGAGCAGCGCCGCCAGGCCACCGATGCCGCGGGCAACATCTTGACCGGCATGGTTATCGGCCAGATTCTCGGCGGCGGCAGCTCCCGCGGCCACCACGGCGGTGGCTTCGGCGGTGGCTTCTCCGGTGGCGGCGGATTCGGCGGCGGTGGCTTCTCGGGCGGCGGCGGTGGAGGCGGCTTCCGCGGCGGCTCCTTCTAG
- a CDS encoding glycine--tRNA ligase: MASVIDTVVSLCKRRGLVYQAGEIYGGSRSAWDYGPLGVELKENIKRQWWRHMVQSRDDVVGVDTSVIQPRQVWVSSGHVEVFTDPLVESKHTGKRYRADHLIEAYEEKHGHEPANGLADINDPETGQPGDWTEPKAFSGLLKTFLGPVDDEQGLHYLRPETAQGIFVNFKNVMTSARMKPPFGIANIGKSFRNEITPGNFIFRTREFEQMEMEFFVKPGEDEEWHQYWIDDRFNWYIDLGIKKENLRLYEHPQEKLSHYSKRTVDVEYAYNFKGSKWGELEGVANRTDYDLSVHTKGSGEDLSYFDQEAGERWTPYVIEPAAGLGRAMMAFLIDAYDEEEAPNAKGGTDKRVVLRLDRRLAPVKVAVLPLSKKEELSTPARELANKLRANWNVEFDVSGAIGRRYRRQDEIGTPFCVTYDFDTLEDNAVTVRERDSMEQERVKLDELEAYLAARLVGC; this comes from the coding sequence ATGGCATCCGTCATTGATACCGTCGTCAGCCTGTGTAAGCGCCGCGGCTTGGTCTACCAGGCAGGTGAAATTTATGGCGGTTCCCGCTCTGCGTGGGACTATGGCCCGCTTGGCGTCGAGCTCAAAGAGAACATCAAGCGCCAGTGGTGGCGCCACATGGTGCAGTCCCGCGATGACGTCGTGGGTGTCGATACTTCTGTGATCCAGCCGCGTCAGGTGTGGGTGTCCTCCGGTCACGTCGAGGTCTTCACCGACCCGCTGGTGGAGTCCAAGCACACCGGTAAGCGCTATCGCGCAGACCACCTGATTGAGGCCTACGAGGAAAAGCACGGCCACGAGCCGGCAAACGGCCTAGCGGACATTAATGATCCGGAGACCGGCCAGCCGGGTGACTGGACCGAGCCGAAGGCCTTCTCTGGTCTTCTCAAGACCTTCCTGGGCCCGGTTGATGATGAGCAGGGTCTGCACTACCTGCGCCCGGAGACCGCGCAGGGCATCTTCGTGAACTTCAAGAACGTGATGACTTCGGCGCGTATGAAGCCGCCGTTCGGTATCGCCAACATTGGTAAGTCCTTCCGCAACGAGATCACCCCGGGTAACTTCATCTTCCGCACCCGCGAGTTTGAGCAGATGGAGATGGAGTTCTTCGTCAAGCCGGGCGAGGATGAAGAGTGGCACCAGTACTGGATCGATGACCGCTTCAACTGGTACATCGACCTCGGTATCAAGAAGGAGAACCTGCGCCTCTACGAGCACCCGCAGGAGAAGCTCTCCCACTACTCCAAGCGCACCGTGGACGTGGAATACGCCTATAACTTCAAGGGCTCCAAGTGGGGCGAGCTGGAAGGCGTGGCCAACCGTACGGACTACGACCTTTCCGTGCACACCAAGGGCTCGGGCGAGGACCTGTCCTACTTTGACCAGGAGGCCGGCGAGCGCTGGACCCCGTACGTCATCGAGCCGGCTGCCGGCCTGGGTCGCGCCATGATGGCCTTCCTTATCGACGCCTACGACGAAGAGGAAGCCCCGAACGCCAAGGGCGGCACCGATAAGCGCGTGGTGCTGCGACTGGACCGCCGTCTGGCTCCGGTCAAGGTGGCCGTGCTGCCGCTGTCGAAGAAGGAAGAGCTGTCCACCCCGGCCCGCGAGCTGGCCAACAAGCTGCGCGCCAACTGGAACGTGGAGTTCGATGTGTCTGGTGCTATCGGCCGCCGCTACCGCCGCCAGGATGAGATTGGTACTCCGTTCTGCGTGACCTATGACTTCGACACCCTCGAGGACAACGCGGTCACCGTGCGTGAGCGTGACTCCATGGAGCAGGAGCGCGTCAAGCTCGACGAGCTTGAGGCTTACCTGGCCGCTCGCCTGGTTGGCTGCTAA
- a CDS encoding ArsR/SmtB family transcription factor — MTNTQTDTLSFDLAAAASVISALDSPLRMDIIQRLAERDHYVHELVSATGKSQPLISQHLRVLKRANIVDSERTGREVRYSLVAPKVLPLLRDASLATS; from the coding sequence GTGACCAACACCCAGACTGACACCCTTTCCTTTGATCTGGCGGCAGCTGCCTCCGTCATTAGCGCTTTGGATTCACCGTTGCGCATGGACATTATCCAGCGCCTGGCTGAGCGCGATCATTACGTCCACGAACTAGTGTCCGCGACCGGCAAATCGCAGCCGCTTATCAGTCAGCACCTGCGGGTTTTGAAGCGCGCGAACATCGTCGACAGCGAGCGCACCGGCCGCGAAGTCCGTTACTCTTTGGTGGCTCCTAAGGTGCTGCCTTTGCTTCGCGACGCCTCACTGGCCACCTCTTAA
- a CDS encoding Fur family transcriptional regulator encodes MAIHDSIPKLGARNTRQRTAVVEVLRSLDKFVSAKDIHQALLDGDQKVGLTTVYRTLQSLSEIEAVDALHMPSGETLYRHCESDAHHHHLVCTKCGRTEEIDGGPIEEWASSVAKEHDFELTGHDAEIFGICAECRA; translated from the coding sequence ATGGCCATCCACGACAGTATTCCCAAACTCGGCGCTCGCAATACACGCCAGCGCACCGCCGTCGTTGAGGTCCTACGTAGTCTCGACAAGTTCGTCTCTGCCAAGGACATTCACCAGGCGCTTCTCGACGGCGACCAGAAAGTCGGCCTCACCACCGTCTACCGCACTCTCCAATCGCTTTCGGAGATTGAAGCTGTCGATGCGCTGCACATGCCTTCCGGCGAAACCCTCTACCGCCACTGCGAAAGCGATGCGCACCACCATCACTTGGTGTGCACCAAGTGCGGCCGCACCGAGGAAATTGACGGCGGCCCGATTGAAGAGTGGGCCTCCTCGGTAGCCAAGGAGCATGACTTCGAGCTCACCGGGCACGATGCCGAAATCTTCGGCATCTGCGCCGAGTGCCGCGCCTGA